A DNA window from Salvelinus sp. IW2-2015 linkage group LG4q.1:29, ASM291031v2, whole genome shotgun sequence contains the following coding sequences:
- the LOC111962489 gene encoding pleckstrin homology domain-containing family G member 7-like, with product MSMLKQVIVSENGQDAEKSLDWSYIEWLENENMEVTVVTNVETQTVSKPTEEKETQTSNPFIMHIDLARTHSKLKHTSLVEADGLLTQFDRQAPARISTSPTLRRMRSTRRPQVDFRDLVRMDSTQEESGMEDTPSPLSPLSPVQRHKSPLAASPPPVGENHLDNLPNSSAGWGKSRSHRSKTFDNGITCTRQGSLGARSVQSVSKDFAFPDDSDDQDKEACHNRLQERRRSSVVVSLPGLDVSPGDLFVSNGVADLLNLSNFSDTKKPRWPFSRRSTTKGKRTCSASDIEKYLSTEQIQDWRDTDFQKYKDCSLEEFLRDCDSSQLMSDCDPQDYKRQEAIWELFTSECVYFLDQLMVLKEVFLAMLTNLQMRDCLHDVDSWRLFANLNELCLVSFGFITSLLRVIKESWEIPVAGGGPNLLKLLTKAFRESICHCLQKYCLNYSAALFYLGSLKNREDFGSYVKWCERNQECRRLQLRDLLVAPLQRLTRYPLLLKNVGKRSRTEEEESALQSVVEQVDTSICDLEGKVKWLDNYQKVKQLRDXLVWLPVWERDKRAFVPENLKHLLKSVSLENLISHRSLLHKGKLVLTENGKLQNVYLFLFDELLLITKIKRNKKKSTGPEQSPHRPPQNQELDQLLKEGCTFTVLDQPVSLDRLQLKNIDQLNAAASGLPQSFIIMHQNRYQQCIAAFILQAPTEAVKRVWMSEIEGAVATLLRLDSQQPPRVKSSSLWLESSQI from the exons ATGTCTATGCTGAAACAGGTTATAGTGAGCGAGAATGGCCAGGACGCAGAGAAAAGCTTGGACTGGAGTTACATTGAGTGGCTAGAGAACGAGAACATGGAAGTGACGGTTGTGACCAATGTCGAAACGCAAACTGTTTCAAAACCCACAGAGGAAAAGGAGACGCAGACCAGTAACCCCTTTATCATGCATATAGATTTGGCCAGAACGCACTCCAAACTGAAACACACGTCTTTGGTCGAGGCAGACGGCTTGCTCACCCAGTTTGACCGACAGGCCCCGGCTCGCATCTCCACCTCCCCGAcattgaggaggatgaggagcacGCGACGTCCGCAGGTGGACTTCCGGGACCTTGTGAGGATGGACAGCACACAGGAGGAGTCGGGTATGGAAGATACACCGTCCCCGTTGAGTCCCCTCTCCCCAGTACAAAGGCACAAGTCTCCGCTGGCGGCCAGCCCCCCTCCCGTTGGAGAAAACCATCTCGATAATCTGCCCAATTCATCCGCAGGCTGGGGGAAAAGCAGATCGCATAGATCAAAGACTTTTGACAATGGTATTACTTGCACGAGACAAGGATCTCTGGGTGCACGGAGTGTGCAAAGTGTTAGTAAAGACTTTGCATTTCCTGATGATAGCGATGATCAG GACAAGGAGGCTTGCCATAATAG ACTGCAGGAGAGGAGGCGGAGTTCTGTGGTGGTCAGTCTGCCCGGATTGGATGTTTCGCCGGGGGACCTGTTTGTGTCCAATGGGGTGGCAGACCTACTGAACCTCTCCAACTTTTCAG ACACCAAGAAACCCAGGTGGCCTTTCTCCAGACGTAGCACG ACTAAAGGGAAGAGAACATGCTCTGCCTCTGATATTGAGAAATATCTCTCGACGGAACAGATTCAAGACTGGAGGGACACAGACTTCCAGAAGTACAAG GACTGTTCTCTAGAGGAGTTCCTGAGGGACTGTGATTCGTCTCAGCTGATGTCTGACTGTGACCCCCAAGACTACAAGAGACAGGAAGCCATCTGGGAACTCTTCACCAGCGAGTGTGTTTACTTCCTGGATCAGCTCATGGTGCTCAAAGAG GTGTTTCTGGCCATGCTGACCAACCTGCAGATGAGGGACTGCCTGCATGACGTGGACTCCTGGAGGCTGTTTGCCAACCTCAACGAGCTGTGTCTG GTGAGCTTTGGCTTCATCACCAGCCTGCTGCGTGTCATCAAGGAGTCCTGGGAGATCCCTGTGGCAGGAGGTGGGCCCAACCTGCTAAAGCTTCTCACTAAG GCGTTCCGGGAGAGCATATGCCACTGTCTGCAGAAGTACTGCCTCAACTATTCCGCTGCACTATTTTATCTGGGCAGCCTGAAGAACAGAGAGGACTTTGGCTCCTACGTTAAG tgGTGTGAGAGGAACCAGGAGTGCCGGAGGCTGCAGTTGCGTGACCTATTGGTGGCGCCGTTGCAGCGTCTGACCCGCTACCCCCTGCTGCTGAAGAACGTTGGGAAGAGGAGCCGgaccgaggaggaggagagcgccCTGCAGAGCGTGGTGGAGCAGGTGGACACCTCCATAT gtgATCTGGAGGGGAAGGTGAAATGGCTGGACAACTACCAGAAGGTGAAACAGCTAAGAGATTKCTTGGTGTGGCTGCCAGTGTGGGAGAGAGACAAGCGGGCCTTCGTCCCTGAG AATCTGAAGCATCTCCTAAAGTCCGTCTCCCTCGAAAACCTCATCTCTCATCGGAGCCTGCTGCACAAGGGAAAACTAGTGCTTACAG AGAACGGCAAGCTGCAGAATGTGTACCTGTTTCTGTTTGACGAGCTCCTCCTCATCACCAAGATCAAGAGGAACAAAAAG aaGTCCACAGGTCCTGAACAGAGTCCCCACCGTCCACCTCAGAACCAGGAGTTGGACCAGTTGCTGAAGGAGGGCTGTACCTTCACCGTCCTGGATCAGCCCGTCTCGCTGGACCGCCTCCAGCTCAAGAACATAGACCAACTCAACGCAGCAG CGTCAGGGCTGCCCCAATCCTTCATCATCATGCACCAGAACCGCTACCAGCAGTGTATCGCTGCCTTCATCCTACAAGCTCCGACCGAGGCCGTCAAG agggTGTGGATGTCGGAGATAGAGGGTGCTGTGGCGACGCTGCTGAGACTGGATTCCCAGCAGCCTCCACGGGTGAAGAGCTCCTCACTGTGGCTAGAGTCCTCCCAGATTTGA